CATTTCGGCCAGGGCGCGGGCGGGGTCGGCGACGTTCCTCAGTCCGAAGGCCACGGCGACGGCGTCGAAGGCGGCGTCGCGGAACGGCAGGCGGAGGGTATCGGCCTGCTGAAAGCGGATGTCGCGTTCGAGGCCGCGCCGGCGGGCCTTCAGGCGGGCGAGGTCGAGCATGCGCCGGGAGAAGTCGGTGCCGACGACGCGGGCGCCGGAGCGGCGGTGGATTTCGAAGGCGAGGTCGCCGGTGCCGGAGCAGACGTCCAGGACGAGGCGGGCGCCGGCGAGGCGTTCGGCGGCGCGGCGGCGCCAGAGGACGTCCGAATTGAGGCTGAGCAGGTGGTTGAGGAAGTCGTAGCGGGGGGAGATCTGGTCGAACATGGCCCGGATGCGGGCGGGGGACTTGTCGACCATAGGGGAGCGATTCTAAAGGACGGGGTGCGCTTCGGGAAGGACGAATCGCGGGGGCCGTTTCCGTTCATCGGTCCGGCGATTCGATTTTCTTGCGCGACGTTCGGGTTCCTGATAACGTCCGGCGCCATGAGCGGAACGATCGGGCGGGCCCGGGCCCTGGCGGCCGCGTGGGGGCGCAGGCCTTCGCGGGCGCGGGCGGCGGCG
This genomic window from Planctomycetota bacterium contains:
- a CDS encoding ubiquinone/menaquinone biosynthesis methyltransferase, which translates into the protein MVDKSPARIRAMFDQISPRYDFLNHLLSLNSDVLWRRRAAERLAGARLVLDVCSGTGDLAFEIHRRSGARVVGTDFSRRMLDLARLKARRRGLERDIRFQQADTLRLPFRDAAFDAVAVAFGLRNVADPARALAEMARVARPGGDVLVLEFSLPPCALLRRAYLLYFSRVLPRVGRWIARSEIDAYRYLPDSVARWPDPEALTAALERAGLRDVSCELLFGGVAALHVGRRP